Genomic window (Candidatus Eremiobacterota bacterium):
CGAAAGTCCTTGTAGTAGTAGGAGATCGGAATCTGCTCGATCGGCCACTGCCACCACACCGACGAGTACGGATGCGTCGCGTGCGCGACCGTGCTGCTGTGGTACCAGTACATCTGCTGCTGCAGATAAATCATGTCCGAGAAGCTGTGGCCGAGCGCGAAGAACGGGACGTAGCTCAGCAGGTAGATCGTCCCGGCGGTGAACGCGGTCACGGTCAGGACGACGTCGAGCGGAAAGCCGCGCGGGTTACCGTACAGCGCGCGCCACGGCAAGAAACGCTGCGCGCTCACCGCGAGCAGCACGAACCAGGTGAGGAACAGGTCGAGCGCGCCGTTCCACTTGCTCGCCAGCAGCAGGCCCAGCGCGACCGCCAGCACCGCCAGCCACACGCGCGCGTCGCCGTGCTTCACGACCGGCGCGTCGTCGACGCTCATCGTCCCCGCCGGCGAGAACGTCGCGCTCGCGACCGGCGTCCGATACGTCTGCACACCCTTCTTGTCGACGGTCACCCGCAGCTCCGCCGGATCGTTCGCCGGCGGCTGCCGCAGCGCGACCGCGCCGCGCGCGTCGGTCGTGACGACCGTTCCGTCCGCGTACGAGGTGACGCTTCCGGCGCTCGCGCCGCGTGAGCCGAGCCAGCGCGCGAGCAGATACACGCCCAGCTCGAAGTACACGAACGCGACGACGTACGGCTGGGGATAGCTCGCCCAGCTCGGATCGACCGGCGCGATGCCGGCGGCGATCTCGGGCAGACGGTGCGCGGGAAGCAGGTTGATGAGCCACGCGAACAGCGCGGCGACATTGGTGCCGACCACGAGCGCGATCCAGAACACCGCGCCGAAGCGGTCCGGGATCAGCGGCTTCATGCGCACCTGGGCTGCGAGCAGATAGCGGTAGAGCGCGTAGAGCACGATGATCGCCAGCACCGAGATGGTGATCTCGCCGGTCGCGATGCGCTCTTCGACGAAGTGGAAACCGTCCAGGGCGAGCAGCGCCGCACCGGCGGCGGCGAAGAGCGTCGAGCCCGTCAGCCGCTTCGCGAACGCGTATACGACCAGACATTCGAGCGAGCCGACGACGACGTTCAGGAAGCGCCAGCCGTACGAGGTGTCGCCGCCGGGGATGCCGCCGAAGAGCCAGATCGAAAGCGCGATCAACAGCTTGGTGAAGGGCGGGTGCGTCCACTCGAACTGGGTGATGTGGCGTAGATACTCTTCACCGGCGCGCGCGAAGTAGACTTCGTCGAAGATCTTCTCGGGCGGCCAGCCGTACCCGACGATCGCGACGACGAACGCGCCCGCTGCGATCGCGCCCGCGAGAAGCCAGTCGCGGCGCGTCATCCCGACGGTTCCCTCGCGCGGGTCGAACCACGCGCGAGCGCGCGCGGCGAGCCCGCCGGCCGCACTGCTGGATGAAGGGGCGGCC
Coding sequences:
- a CDS encoding phospholipid carrier-dependent glycosyltransferase; this encodes AFGRAGLWSSLVLTVTMYLNLAYSLAYQTVMEAHTPGVNATDLWPAISHPAAIANVLLFFWLGYLYLGGASERSAAAAPGTAAAAPSSSSAAGGLAARARAWFDPREGTVGMTRRDWLLAGAIAAGAFVVAIVGYGWPPEKIFDEVYFARAGEEYLRHITQFEWTHPPFTKLLIALSIWLFGGIPGGDTSYGWRFLNVVVGSLECLVVYAFAKRLTGSTLFAAAGAALLALDGFHFVEERIATGEITISVLAIIVLYALYRYLLAAQVRMKPLIPDRFGAVFWIALVVGTNVAALFAWLINLLPAHRLPEIAAGIAPVDPSWASYPQPYVVAFVYFELGVYLLARWLGSRGASAGSVTSYADGTVVTTDARGAVALRQPPANDPAELRVTVDKKGVQTYRTPVASATFSPAGTMSVDDAPVVKHGDARVWLAVLAVALGLLLASKWNGALDLFLTWFVLLAVSAQRFLPWRALYGNPRGFPLDVVLTVTAFTAGTIYLLSYVPFFALGHSFSDMIYLQQQMYWYHSSTVAHATHPYSSVWWQWPIEQIPISYYYKDFRIGAAIQDPAACCVAEILALPNPAVFLLGLIAVPFVAWRAWVERNKGYALLVVAYVLQWLPYAGSPRLMFEYHFFPNLAVIVLCDVVLIRAVWQRLAADGLGAARMALAGYLLVVAGLFAFFYPVLAGTQVTYAAWHARMWPDNLGIPGTSWIIPHRQEQ